From the Limosilactobacillus panis genome, one window contains:
- the secA gene encoding preprotein translocase subunit SecA: MANILKKWIESDRRELRRINKIANKVEAYAKPMADLSDDQLKAKTDEFRQRYQKGESLDKLLPEAFAVAREGAKRVLGLYPFHVQIMGGIVLHEGNIAEMKTGEGKTLTATMPVYLNAISGKGVHVITVNEYLSKRDATEMGQLYNWLGCSVGINNSEMSPDEKRKAYQADIMYSTNSEIGFDYLRDNMAVYKEDQVQRGLNYAIVDEVDSILIDEARTPLIISGPGTGTSKLYKQTDRFVKQLKNEVDYKVDLESKTVSLTDEGIKKAEKYFNLKNLYDPENTALTHHLDQALRANYIMHLDKDYVVSDGEVLIVDSFTGRVMQGRRFSDGLHQAIEAKEGVKIQEENKTMANITYQNLFRMYNKLAGMTGTAKTEQEEFREIYNMETITIPTNRPVIRKDEPDLLYPTLQSKFAAVVKRIKSLHAKGQPILVGTVAVETSEYLSHLLDQEHIPHVVLNAKNHAKEAEIIKNAGQRGAVTIATNMAGRGTDIKLGPGVRELGGLAVIGTERHESRRIDNQLRGRSGRQGDPGLSQFYLSLEDDLMKRFGGERIKAFLDRMKVQGDDAVIKSRFLTRQVESAQKRVEGNNYDSRKNVLQYDDVMREQREIIYKERQQVITETKSLKWVLMPIFKRTIQREVEQHTLGNRKEWDLQGIVDFAEEVIVKPDTISVKDLEGKSQEEITDFLMGFAKKIYEEKKKILYDPSQMLEFEKVVLLRVVDSHWTDHIDVMDQFRQSVGLRGYGQLNPLVEYQTAGYHMFEQMIADIEYETTRLFMKSEIRQNVTR, encoded by the coding sequence ATGGCCAACATTTTAAAAAAATGGATTGAAAGCGATCGCCGTGAATTACGGCGGATTAATAAAATCGCAAATAAAGTCGAAGCCTACGCAAAACCGATGGCGGACTTAAGCGATGATCAATTAAAAGCAAAGACGGATGAGTTCCGTCAACGCTACCAAAAGGGGGAATCGCTGGATAAGCTGCTTCCCGAGGCATTCGCGGTTGCCAGGGAAGGAGCTAAGCGGGTCCTCGGCCTTTACCCATTCCACGTTCAAATCATGGGGGGGATTGTCCTCCACGAAGGTAACATTGCGGAAATGAAGACCGGTGAAGGGAAGACCTTGACCGCCACGATGCCCGTTTACCTCAACGCCATTTCTGGAAAGGGTGTTCACGTTATTACCGTTAACGAATACCTTTCCAAACGTGATGCAACTGAAATGGGTCAGCTTTATAACTGGCTGGGCTGTAGTGTTGGTATCAATAACTCTGAGATGAGCCCGGACGAGAAGCGGAAAGCCTACCAGGCGGACATTATGTACTCGACTAACAGTGAGATCGGGTTTGACTACCTCCGTGACAATATGGCGGTATATAAGGAGGACCAGGTTCAGCGGGGATTAAACTACGCCATCGTCGACGAAGTGGACTCGATTTTGATCGATGAAGCCCGGACGCCACTGATCATTTCTGGACCAGGGACGGGGACTTCCAAGCTTTACAAGCAAACGGACCGTTTCGTCAAGCAACTAAAGAATGAGGTCGACTATAAGGTAGACCTGGAGTCTAAGACTGTTTCCCTGACGGATGAGGGGATTAAGAAGGCGGAAAAGTACTTTAACTTGAAGAACCTGTATGATCCAGAGAACACGGCTTTGACCCACCACCTCGACCAAGCCCTGCGTGCCAACTACATTATGCACCTGGATAAGGACTACGTGGTTTCCGATGGTGAAGTCCTGATCGTTGATTCCTTCACTGGACGGGTTATGCAAGGCCGGCGCTTCTCTGATGGTCTTCACCAAGCAATTGAAGCTAAGGAAGGCGTTAAGATTCAGGAAGAGAACAAGACCATGGCCAATATCACCTACCAGAACTTGTTCCGAATGTACAACAAGCTTGCCGGGATGACCGGGACGGCGAAAACTGAACAGGAAGAATTTCGTGAAATTTACAATATGGAGACCATTACCATTCCGACTAACCGGCCGGTCATCCGAAAAGATGAACCAGACCTCCTGTACCCGACTTTGCAAAGTAAATTTGCAGCGGTTGTTAAGCGGATTAAGAGCCTCCATGCGAAGGGACAACCAATCCTGGTCGGGACGGTTGCGGTTGAAACTTCAGAATACTTGTCGCACCTTTTAGATCAAGAGCACATTCCCCACGTTGTCTTAAATGCGAAGAACCACGCTAAGGAAGCCGAAATCATTAAGAATGCCGGTCAACGGGGTGCGGTTACCATCGCGACAAACATGGCCGGACGGGGAACCGACATTAAGTTGGGTCCCGGTGTTCGTGAACTTGGTGGCCTGGCGGTTATCGGAACCGAACGGCACGAATCGCGGCGGATTGATAACCAGCTGCGTGGGCGTTCTGGTCGTCAGGGTGATCCGGGCCTTTCTCAGTTCTACCTGTCATTGGAAGATGATTTGATGAAACGGTTCGGTGGTGAACGAATCAAGGCCTTCCTTGACCGGATGAAGGTCCAAGGTGACGACGCGGTAATCAAGAGTCGCTTCTTGACGCGGCAGGTTGAATCTGCTCAGAAGCGGGTTGAAGGGAACAACTACGACTCCCGGAAGAACGTTTTGCAGTATGATGATGTAATGCGTGAACAACGGGAAATCATCTACAAGGAACGTCAGCAAGTAATTACTGAGACCAAGTCTTTGAAGTGGGTCCTAATGCCAATCTTCAAGCGGACCATCCAACGAGAAGTGGAACAACACACCTTGGGGAACCGCAAAGAATGGGACCTTCAAGGAATCGTCGACTTTGCCGAGGAGGTAATTGTTAAGCCGGACACCATTTCCGTTAAGGACCTGGAAGGAAAGAGTCAGGAAGAAATTACTGACTTCCTGATGGGCTTTGCTAAGAAGATCTATGAGGAAAAGAAGAAGATTCTCTACGATCCTTCACAAATGCTCGAATTCGAAAAGGTCGTTCTCTTGCGGGTGGTTGATTCCCACTGGACAGACCACATTGATGTGATGGACCAGTTCCGTCAATCAGTGGGGCTCCGTGGTTATGGTCAGCTGAACCCGCTGGTTGAATACCAGACGGCCGGCTACCACATGTTTGAGCAGATGATTGCGGATATCGAATACGAAACAACGCGGTTATTCATGAAGTCGGAAATCCGGCAGAATGTAACCCGTTAA
- a CDS encoding YigZ family protein yields MNEPFLTIAKDTAFELVIKKSRFICSLKRVNSESAAQEFIKKIQAQNKKANHNCFAYMIGDNDQVQRESDNGEPSGTAGVPILESLQLAKLHNVVAVVTRYFGGIKLGAGGLIRAYSNVTTKAIHQAGLVQRIQQATLNITVSYRQHDPLLYYLKENRLELANEQYGANVVTSVFVDIDQIKATIQDLTNRFNNQLEISEGERRFNELPFEPQK; encoded by the coding sequence ATGAACGAACCATTTCTGACTATTGCCAAAGACACTGCTTTTGAACTGGTAATTAAGAAGTCCCGCTTCATCTGCTCACTGAAGCGGGTCAACAGTGAGTCCGCGGCTCAAGAGTTTATCAAAAAAATCCAAGCGCAAAATAAAAAGGCAAACCATAACTGCTTTGCCTATATGATTGGTGATAATGACCAGGTCCAACGAGAAAGTGACAATGGGGAGCCTAGTGGCACGGCAGGGGTACCAATCCTCGAATCTCTTCAATTAGCTAAACTACACAACGTGGTGGCCGTCGTTACCCGTTACTTTGGTGGTATCAAGTTAGGAGCTGGTGGCCTGATCCGGGCATATAGTAACGTCACGACAAAGGCAATTCACCAGGCAGGGTTGGTCCAGCGCATCCAACAAGCAACGCTAAACATCACAGTCTCTTATCGCCAACACGACCCCCTGCTTTATTACCTTAAAGAAAATCGTCTTGAGCTGGCTAACGAACAGTACGGAGCTAACGTTGTTACGAGCGTTTTCGTCGATATCGATCAAATCAAGGCCACCATCCAGGACCTCACAAACCGCTTTAATAACCAATTAGAGATTAGTGAAGGTGAGAGGCGCTTTAATGAGCTTCCCTTTGAACCGCAAAAATAA
- the hpf gene encoding ribosome hibernation-promoting factor, HPF/YfiA family — protein MLKFNIRGENVEVTDAIRDYVVKRITKLQKFFEDSVEATAHVNLKVYPNRTYKVEVTIPLPYLTLRAEETSNDMYGSVDLVTDKLERQIRKYKTKVNRKSREKGFKNLEFVPSDDEAASGDELKIVRTKQVSLKPMDPEEAVLQMDMLGHDFFVFQDAETDGTSIVYRRRDGRYGLIEAE, from the coding sequence ATGTTAAAGTTCAATATTCGTGGTGAAAATGTCGAAGTTACTGATGCAATCCGTGATTATGTTGTTAAACGGATTACTAAGCTTCAAAAATTCTTTGAGGATAGTGTTGAAGCTACCGCCCACGTGAACTTGAAGGTTTACCCTAACCGTACTTACAAGGTTGAGGTTACTATCCCATTACCATACTTAACTTTACGGGCAGAAGAAACTTCTAACGACATGTATGGAAGTGTCGACCTGGTTACTGATAAGTTGGAACGGCAAATTCGTAAGTACAAGACTAAGGTTAACCGCAAGTCCCGTGAAAAGGGATTTAAGAACCTTGAATTTGTACCATCTGACGATGAAGCAGCTAGTGGCGATGAATTAAAGATTGTGCGGACAAAGCAAGTTTCACTGAAACCAATGGATCCTGAAGAAGCCGTTCTACAAATGGACATGTTAGGTCATGACTTTTTCGTATTCCAAGACGCGGAAACCGATGGAACCAGCATTGTTTATCGGCGTCGTGATGGCCGTTACGGCTTAATTGAAGCTGAATAA
- a CDS encoding DEAD/DEAH box helicase: protein MDKSDYYGRRVLVNWVDQQQKPDSAIKILPTIAVSTQTVRCYRCNTETPKRLAALPNGEYYCPHCINLGRVSTLDKFYHVPEPNQFTVKEPVLSWHGQLSPLQARAAKQVTSRMKGHQRQLLWAVTGAGKTEMIFLGLAVCLARRERIAIASPRVDVCLELYPRLQAAFASTDMAILHAHQELPYHYAQLTICTTHQLLRFYHAFDNLIIDEVDAFPFAASPALFFASRQAVKKTGGILYLTATPSAGMIKQVRRQQLAVTYLPLRYHGALLPIIHRYLAPRWRRQVKKGALPASLLHRIQLAVANKHRFLLFVPHVDDLAPVARACRRLLAGLKFTTVHANDPHRLTKVQGMRDHQYNFLITTSILERGVTFPEIDVLVLGADDEIFSTAALVQIAGRAGRSAKRPTGHVGFWVSAHRKNVQQAIRQINTMNRKGRRCQSEVSHL, encoded by the coding sequence ATGGATAAGAGTGATTACTATGGCCGGCGAGTTTTAGTGAACTGGGTTGACCAGCAGCAAAAACCTGACTCGGCAATCAAGATCTTACCGACAATCGCGGTTTCTACCCAGACTGTTCGCTGCTACCGGTGTAATACCGAAACGCCCAAACGGTTAGCAGCATTACCTAATGGCGAATATTATTGTCCCCACTGCATTAATTTAGGACGGGTATCAACACTAGATAAATTTTATCATGTTCCTGAGCCAAATCAATTTACGGTTAAGGAGCCGGTTTTGAGCTGGCACGGTCAATTATCGCCACTTCAGGCAAGGGCGGCTAAGCAGGTGACGTCCCGGATGAAGGGTCACCAACGACAACTACTGTGGGCAGTGACGGGGGCCGGTAAAACCGAAATGATTTTCCTGGGACTGGCAGTTTGTTTGGCACGCCGAGAACGAATTGCTATCGCCTCACCTCGGGTAGATGTTTGCCTGGAACTTTACCCGCGCCTGCAGGCGGCCTTTGCTAGTACGGATATGGCGATTCTACACGCCCACCAGGAGTTGCCGTACCATTATGCCCAGCTAACGATTTGCACAACCCACCAATTGTTACGCTTCTACCACGCCTTTGACAACCTGATTATCGACGAGGTGGATGCTTTTCCCTTCGCTGCTAGCCCCGCCTTGTTTTTTGCTAGCCGTCAAGCAGTCAAAAAGACCGGAGGAATCCTTTATTTGACGGCGACGCCAAGCGCGGGGATGATCAAGCAGGTCCGCCGCCAGCAACTGGCAGTTACTTACTTACCCTTGCGTTATCACGGCGCCTTGCTGCCCATCATTCATCGCTACTTGGCTCCCCGGTGGCGGCGCCAAGTCAAAAAGGGGGCTTTGCCGGCAAGTCTGTTGCACCGAATACAGTTAGCGGTGGCTAATAAGCACCGTTTCCTCCTGTTTGTTCCCCACGTTGATGACTTGGCTCCTGTTGCAAGGGCCTGTCGCCGGTTACTTGCCGGGTTAAAGTTTACGACCGTTCACGCGAATGACCCCCACCGGCTGACTAAGGTTCAGGGGATGCGGGATCACCAGTACAACTTCTTGATTACAACATCCATTCTGGAACGGGGGGTAACTTTTCCGGAGATTGATGTCCTGGTTCTGGGAGCAGATGATGAAATCTTTTCTACCGCGGCACTGGTGCAAATTGCTGGACGCGCAGGCCGGAGTGCTAAACGACCAACGGGTCACGTTGGCTTTTGGGTTAGTGCCCACCGGAAAAATGTTCAGCAGGCCATCAGGCAGATCAACACGATGAACAGGAAGGGACGGCGGTGTCAAAGTGAAGTGTCTCATCTGTAA
- a CDS encoding ComF family protein yields MLCTECEAWQEKYGWHLHHRALYQYNDAMKAFMRQYKFNGDYVMRRVFHDEFVRTIKEIKAERVVPIPVTPTTMKTRGFNQVSGLITGIVVTECLQTRQQSKQAQSRKNRQERLATKQPFHLVDDRQLINQKVLLVDDVYTTGRTLYHAATLIHKAGAREVISISLAR; encoded by the coding sequence ATGCTCTGTACAGAATGCGAGGCGTGGCAAGAAAAATATGGCTGGCACCTTCACCACCGGGCACTTTACCAGTACAACGATGCAATGAAGGCGTTTATGCGACAGTACAAATTTAATGGCGACTACGTGATGCGGCGCGTCTTTCATGATGAATTTGTGCGGACAATCAAGGAAATTAAGGCCGAACGGGTAGTGCCAATTCCGGTAACGCCAACCACGATGAAAACACGTGGCTTTAACCAGGTGAGCGGGCTAATAACGGGGATAGTGGTTACTGAGTGTTTGCAGACCCGCCAGCAAAGCAAACAAGCGCAGTCACGGAAAAACCGTCAGGAACGGTTAGCAACTAAGCAGCCGTTTCATCTGGTGGATGACCGCCAGTTAATTAACCAAAAGGTCCTCCTTGTTGATGATGTTTACACCACGGGACGGACCCTTTACCATGCCGCCACGTTAATTCACAAGGCCGGCGCCCGGGAGGTTATAAGTATATCTTTAGCGCGTTAA